One part of the Luteibacter yeojuensis genome encodes these proteins:
- a CDS encoding SGNH/GDSL hydrolase family protein: MKKLTLLLTLFVFSFGAHAKGPDHSQWEHDIQAFEAADKASPPPANAVLFIGSSSIRMWKTLAEDFPNYRTINRGFGGSDLDDSTAFADRIVAPYHPVAIVVYAGDNDLQNGDTPEQVRDDFAAFVAKARQDQPDLPIAFISIKPSIARLALLPNIERANKLVRDWSMGQKGVAFLDVAPAMLDAQGQPKRSLFLEDGLHMNATGYALWVAQVRPWLADHAQAAEVKREPNAAMQ; encoded by the coding sequence ATGAAAAAGCTCACGCTCCTCCTCACCTTGTTCGTCTTCTCCTTCGGCGCGCACGCCAAGGGTCCCGACCACAGCCAGTGGGAACACGACATCCAGGCCTTCGAGGCCGCGGACAAGGCATCGCCGCCGCCGGCCAACGCCGTGCTCTTCATCGGCAGCTCCTCCATCCGCATGTGGAAGACGCTCGCGGAGGATTTCCCCAACTACCGCACGATCAATCGTGGCTTCGGGGGGTCCGACCTCGACGACAGCACGGCTTTCGCCGACCGCATCGTGGCGCCGTACCATCCGGTGGCGATCGTGGTCTACGCCGGCGACAACGACCTGCAGAACGGCGACACGCCCGAACAGGTGCGCGACGATTTCGCTGCCTTCGTGGCCAAGGCGCGCCAGGACCAGCCCGACCTGCCGATCGCCTTCATCTCGATCAAGCCGAGCATCGCCCGGCTGGCGCTGCTGCCGAACATCGAGCGCGCGAACAAGCTGGTCCGCGACTGGTCGATGGGGCAGAAGGGCGTAGCGTTCCTCGACGTGGCGCCGGCGATGCTCGATGCGCAGGGTCAGCCCAAGCGCAGCCTCTTCCTCGAGGACGGTCTGCACATGAATGCGACCGGCTACGCGCTGTGGGTTGCGCAGGTCCGTCCGTGGCTGGCCGACCACGCGCAGGCCGCCGAAGTTAAACGGGAACCAAATGCTGCGATGCAGTGA